The following coding sequences are from one Cervus canadensis isolate Bull #8, Minnesota chromosome 4, ASM1932006v1, whole genome shotgun sequence window:
- the ABHD17A gene encoding alpha/beta hydrolase domain-containing protein 17A produces MNGLSVTELCCLFCCPPCPGRIAAKLAFLPPEPTYSLVPEPEPGPGGAGAAPSGNLRALAGTPGRWKLHLMERADFQYSQRELDTIEVFLTKSSRGNRISCMYVRCVPSARYTVLFSHGNAVDLGQMSSFYIGLGTRINCNIFSYDYSGYGVSSGKPSEKNLYADIDAAWQALRTRYGISPDSIVLYGQSIGTVPTVDLASRYECAAVVLHSPLTSGMRVAFPDTKKTYCFDAFPNIEKVSKITSPVLIIHGTEDEVIDFSHGLALYERCPKAVEPLWVEGAGHNDIELYSQYLERLRRFISQELPSQRA; encoded by the exons ATGAACGGCCTGTCAGTGACCGAGCTTTGCTGCCTCTTCTGTTGCCCGCCCTGCCCCGGCCGCATTGCCGCTAAGCTCGCCTTCCTGCCTCCGGAGCCCACCTACTCGCTGGTACCTGAGCCTGAGCCCGGGCCTGGTGGGGCCGGGGCTGCCCCCTCAGGGAACCTGCGGGCCTTGGCTGGCACCCCTGGGCGCTGGAAGCTCCACCTGATGGAGCGTGCCGACTTCCAGTACAGCCAGCGCGAGCTGGACACCATCGAGGTCTTCCTGACCAAGAGCAGCCGGGGCAACCGCATCTCCTGCATGTACGTGCGCTGTGTACCTAGTGCCAG GTACACAGTTCTCTTCTCGCACGGCAACGCAGTGGACCTGGGCCAGATGAGCAGCTTCTACATCGGCCTGGGCACACGCATCAACTGCAACATCTTCTCCTATGACTACTCTGGTTACGGCGTGAGCTCGGGCAAACCCTCCGAGAAGAACCTCTACGCTGACATTGATGCCGCCTGGCAGGCCCTGCGCACCAG GTACGGCATCAGCCCGGACAGCATCGTCCTGTACGGGCAGAGCATCGGCACGGTGCCCACCGTGGACCTGGCCTCGCGCTACGAGTGCGCCGCGGTGGTGCTGCACTCGCCGCTCACCTCGGGCATGCGCGTCGCCTTCCCCGACACCAAGAAGACCTACTGCTTTGACGCGTTCCCGAA CATCGAGAAGGTGTCCAAGATCACGTCGCCGGTGCTCATCATCCACGGCACGGAGGACGAGGTGATCGACTTCTCTCACGGGCTGGCGCTGTACGAGCGCTGCCCCAAGGCTGTGGAGCCTCTGTGGGTGGAGGGCGCCGGGCACAACGACATCGAGCTCTACAGCCAGTATCTGGAGCGCCTCCGCCGCTTCATCTCCCAGGAGCTGCCCAGCCAGCGCGCCTAG